Proteins from a single region of Rhinolophus sinicus isolate RSC01 linkage group LG13, ASM3656204v1, whole genome shotgun sequence:
- the BPIFB4 gene encoding BPI fold-containing family B member 4 codes for MWTAWYVAALSVVAVCGIPQETNTVLRVTKEVLSNAVSGTLQQSDALHSALREVPMGVGGVPYNDFHVRDAPPTNGHQLGGNYKYGHIETNDNTAQLGAKYRYGEILESDGKIRDLGNSDYRNAENAYGSQRGHGQYRSAEGAATMGRLHRRELRPGEIRPGVATGALGPGGLLGSGGMLAAEGILPGQGGLLGGGGLLGDGGLLGGGGILGVLGEGGILNTVQGITGLRIVELTLPRVSVRLLPGVGVYLSLYTRVAINGKSLIGFLDIAVEVNITAKVRLTMDRTGYPRLVIERCDTLLGGIKVKLLRGLLPNLVDNLVNRVLANVLPDLLCPIVDVVLGLVNDQLGLVDSLIPLGILGSVQYTFSSLPLVTGEFLELDLNTLVGEVGGGLIDYPLGRPAMAPRKKMPELPPMGDNTNSQLAISANFLGSVLTLLQKQGALDIDITDGMFEELPPLTTSTLGALIPKVFQQYPESHPLTIRIQVPNPPSVTLQKDKALVKVFATSEILVSQPNDVETTICLIDVDTELLAMFSVEDDKLMIDAKLDKTSLNLRTSNVGNFDVGLMEVLVGKIFNLAFMPAMNAVLGSGVPLPKILNIDFSNADIDVLEDLLVLSA; via the exons ATGTGGACAGCTTGGTATGTGGCTGCTCTGTCCGTGGTTGCTGTGTGTGGCATCCCCCAAGAGACAAACACCGTCCTCAGGGTTACCAAAGAAGTGCTGAGCAATG CTGTTTCGGGCACCCTGCAGCAAAGCGATGCTCTCCACTCAGCCCTGAGAGAGGTGCCCATGG GTGTTGGTGGTGTTCCCTACAACGATTTCCATGTTCGAGACGCCCCCCCTACAAATGGCCACCAGCTTGGTGGTAATTACAAGTATGGTCACATCGAGACCAATGACAACACTGCTCAGCTGGGGGCTAAATACCGATATGGTGAGATCCTTGAATCTGATGGAAAGATCAGGGATCTCGGAAATAGTGACTACCGCAACGCTGAGAATGCATATGGCAGCCAAAGGGGCCATGGGCAGTACAGGTCAGCTGAAGGTGCAGCAACCATGGGCAGGCTTCACCGGCGAGAGCTGCGGCCAGGAGAGATACGACCTGGTGTAGCCACTGGGGCACTGGGCCCAGGTGGTTTGCTGGGCAGTGGGGGCATGCTGGCAGCCGAAGGCATCCTGCCGGGCCAAGGGGGCCTGCTCGGCGGAGGTGGTCTCCTTGGTGACGGAGGACTTCTCGGAGGAGGAGGCATTCTGGGTGTGCTCGGCGAGGGCGGCATCCTGAACACCGTGCAGGGAATCACAGG GCTGCGCATCGTGGAGCTGACCCTCCCTCGGGTGTCCGTGCGGCTCCTGCCCGGCGTGGGTGTCTACCTGAGCTTGTACACCCGTGTGGCCATCAATGGGAAGAG TCTCATTGGCTTCCTGGACATCGCCGTGGAAGTCAACATCACAGCCAAGGTCCGGCTGACCATGGACCGCACCGGCTACCCTCGGCTGGTCATCGAGCGATGTGACACCCTCCTGGGGGGGATCAAAGTCAAGCTGCTGCGAGG GCTTCTCCCCAACCTCGTGGACAACTTAGTGAACCGAGTCCTGGCCAATGTCCTCCCTGACTTG CTCTGCCCCATTGTGGACGTGGTGCTGGGTCTCGTCAATGACCAGCTGGGTCTTGTGGACT CTCTGATTCCTCTGGGGATATTGGGAAGTGTTCAGTATACCTTCTCCAGCCTCCCACTTGTGACTGGAGAATTCCTGGAGCTGGACCTCAAC ACTCTGGTTGGGGAGGTTGGAGGGGGCCTCATCGACTATCCACTGGGACGGCCAGCCATGGCACCCAGGAAAAAGATGCCAGAATTGCCCCCGATGGGCGACAACACCAACTCCCAACTGGCCATTTCTGCCAACTTCCTGGGCTCGGTGCTGACTCTCCTACAGAAGCAAGGGGCACTGGATATTGACATCACTGACGGCATG TTTGAAGAGCTTCCTCCACTCACCACATCCACGCTGGGAGCCCTGATTCCCAAG GTGTTCCAGCAGTACCCCGAGTCCCACCCACTCACCATCAGGATCCAGGTGCCAAACCCACCTTCAGTGACGCTGCAGAAGGACAAGGCACTGGTGAAGGTGTTTGCCACCTCTGAGATCCTGGTGTCCCAACCCAATGACGTCGAGACCACTATCTGCCTTATTGATGTC GACACAGAACTCTTGGCCATGTTTTCCGTGGAGGACGATAAGCTCATGATTGACGCCAAGCTAGACAA GACAAGCCTCAACCTTAGAACCTCAAACGTGGGCAATTTTGAT GTTGGCCTCATGGAGGTGCTGGTTGGGAAGATTTTCAACCTGGCATTTATGCCCGCAATGAATG CTGTGCTGGGCTCTGGTGTCCCTCTCCCCAAAATCCTTAACATCGACTTCAGCAATGCAGACATTGACGTCTTGGAG GACCTCCTCGTGCTGAGCGCCTGA